ACAGTGATAAGCAGGTCATTACCGAAGGTGCCTCCACGGTATTGTGGTTCGAACACCCTGCTGAACGTTTTCTGCTGATCGTTGATGCCACCACAGCAGAAACCTTGGTTGAAAAGCTGCGTGGCGAAGCAGAGTTAAATAACAGCCAGCAGTGGCTGGCGCTGGATATCGAAGCGGGTATCCCCGTTATTGATACAGCCAACAGTGCACAGTTTATTCCACAGGCTACCAATCTGCAGGCTCTGGGTGGGATCAGCTTTAAAAAAGGCTGCTACACCGGTCAGGAAATGGTTGCTCGTGCAAAATTCCGCGGAGCCAATAAACGCGCCATGTGGACTTTGGCGGGTGCCGCCGGTCGAGTACCGGAAGCTGGCGAAGACCTTGAATTAAAAATGGGCGAGAACTGGCGTCGTACCGGTACCGTACTTGCCGCAGTAAAACTGGCCGATGGTCAGGTACTGGTGCAGGTTGTGATGAATAACGACATGGAGGCCGACAGCGTGTTCCGCGTTCGTGACGACGCAAAAACGCTGCAAATCGTACCGCTGCCGTATTCGCTGGAAGAGTAAATGAATAATGCCTGATTGCGATGCGTCTATCAGGCATGCTGGCTTTTGTTTTGTAGGCCGGATAAGGCGCTAGCCTCCATCCGGCGTCAATGATTACGCCTGACCAACGTAGAGATAGATCGCCAGGAAGTGGCAAACGCTGCCGCCCAGCACAAAGCCGTGCCAGATCGCATGGTTGTAAGGAATGCGCTTACAGACGTAGAAAATAACGCCCAGAGAATACACCACACCGCCAACAGCCAGCAACGTCACGCCTCCCGCTGCCAACTTAACCGCCAGTTGATACACCACAATCAGCGATAGCCAGCCCATTGTCAGGTAGGTTACCAGCGACAGAACCTTAAATCGGTGCGCAATGGTCAGTTTGAATAAAATACCGATCAGCGCCAGGCTCCAGATAACAATCATCAGTCCACGTGCCAGCGGCGAATCAAGCCCCACCAGCAGAAATGGCGTGTAGGTCCCGGCAATCAGCAGATAAATCGCACAGTGGTCAAATTTTTTCAGCCAGATTTTCGCTCTCTGATGGGGGATCGCGTGATACAAAGTTGAGGCGAGGAACAGCAGGATCATGCTGCCGCCGTACAGGCTATAGCTGGTAATGGCCATAGCGCTGGCGTTGGTATCTACTGCCTGGACCAGTAATAACACCAGTCCGACAATCCCAAACACCAGCCCGATACCGTGACTGATGCTATTGGCTATTTCCTCTGCCAACGAATATCCCTGCGCGATTAATGGCTTCTGAACCATAAGTTACTCCCCAGAAACGAACACTTTCGTTATTGCGCCTCTAGCGTAACTGAGAATGGTTCCAGTGAACACCTGTTAGCTAAAATAAATATCACATTAATATTAATCCTTTAAAATCATTGTGTTGAAAGTGATTTTTCAACTAACAGATGTTTCTTTAAATCAAAGGCATTTAAAATCAATCACATAAAATTGCGTCTGATTCGGATAAATCTCGGCAATCACATGTTTAAGTTCTTCAAGCGTCATGTTTTCCTGCTGGGCATGTTTATCCGTTAGCGTATCCAGCGTGACGGTTGAGGTGCCAACAACCTCAATCGTGCAAAAGTAACCGTCATCTTCGAAGCGCCCAACCCGTAAAATGTCCCCGGCTTTGAAGTGTGATTCGGACTCGTCACGAATGGTGATGGTCTTGCGTCCGGCCAGAATGTCATCCTGGAAACGCTGAAAAAAAGTGATGTCATTTGGCTGCATGTTATTATTCCCTGTAGATGAAGTCTGATGAGTGAGTTTTGCCATTGTGAGTATGTTCTCCCACGCTGCCATCGCCAGTCTCAACAATCTTGAGATGCTGGTCTACAACTATGTCATCAAAAACCGTGACAAAGTCATGTACATGACCATTCGCGAACTGGCCGATGCCGTGGGTGTTTCCACTACCACCGTACTGCGCTTTTGCCGCAAGCTTAAATGTGAGGGTTACTCAGAATTTCGCGTGCGCTTCAAATTATATTTAGAGCAGAATGAACCGCAACAGGCTAATTTCGGTGCCAGCGAAATTATCAGTTTCTTTAAAGGCGTCAATAACGACGAATTCGATAAACTGCTCGATCAGGCTGTTGATATTATATTATCGTCCGAACGTATTATATTCGTCGGAGCGGGAACGTCTGGAGCGCTGGCAAAATATGGCGCACGTTTTTTCTCAAACGTCGGTAAATTCAGTAATCACATTGACGATCCTTATTTCCCGGTCACTAACGACATGGCCAGAAACGCGCTGGCGATCGTGCTTTCCGTATCTGGTGAAACAGAAGAGATCCTGCGCTTTGCCAGCCAGTTCAGTCTGCACAACTGTAAGGTTCTGTCGGTCACCAGCCATGAACACTCTCGCCTGGCGAAACTCGCCGACTTTAACCTCTCCTGGCATGTTCCACAAACACGTATTGCCGGGGTATACGATATAACCACGCAGATCCCCGTTATTTATATTCTGGAATCACTCGGTCGCAAGCTGGCGAAAAGAATAGCGTAAAAAAACAATCTGTTTTTTTGATGTAACAAATCACATTTACGCTATTTTGTTATATCGTGACATTTATCTTTCCTTTGTTAGACTCAAAATCAGATTGTATTAATTTGAGACTGAGCGCAGATGAAAAAACTTACCTTACCAAACGATTTTTTATGGGGCGGCGCGGTTGCGGCGCACCAGGTTGAAGGCGGCTGGAACAAAGGTGGCAAAGGCCCCAGCATTTGCGACGTACTGACCGGAGGGGCACACGGTGTTCCGCGAGAAATCACTCAGGAAGTTGAGCCCGGTAAGTACTACCCCAACCACGAAGCTGTCGATTTTTACAGTCATTACAAAGAAGACATCAAGCTGTTTGCCGAGATGGGGTTCAAATGCTTCCGTACCTCCATCGCCTGGACCCGTATCTTCCCCAAAGGGGACGAAATCCAACCGAATGAAGAAGGGCTAAAGTTCTACGACGACATGTTCGATGAACTGCTGAAGTACAACATTGAACCAGTCATCACCCTTTCCCACTTTGAAATGCCGCTGCACCTGGTTCAACAGTACGGTAGCTGGACCAATCGTAAAGTCGTCGATTTCTTTGTCCGTTTTGCTGAAGTCGTTTTTGAGCGCTATAAGCACAAGGTCAAATACTGGATGACCTTCAATGAGATCAACAACCAGCGTAACTGGCGCGCGCCGCTGTTTGGCTATTGCTGCTCCGGCGTGGTGTATACCGAGCATGAAAACCCTGAAGAGACTATGTACCAGGTGCTGCATCACCAGTTCGTGGCCAGCGCGCTGGCGGTAAAGGCGGCACGTCGCATCAACCCGGAAATGAAAGTCGGCTGCATGCTGGCGATGGTGCCACTGTATCCGTTCTCCTGTAAGCCTGAGGATGTAATGTTCGCGCAGGAATCGATGCGTGAGCGCTACGTTTTCACTGACGTTCAGCTGCGCGGCTACTATCCATCATATGTACTGAACGAGTGGGAACGCCGCGAATTCAACATCCAAATAGAAGCCGGCGATGAGCAAATCCTGCGTGAAGGCACCTGTGACTATCTCGGATTCAGTTACTACATGACCAACGCGGTAAAAGCGGAAGGCGGCAGCGGCGATGCCATTTCTGGTTTTGAGGGCAGCGTACCGAACCCGCACGTAAAAGCCTCCGACTGGGGCTGGCAGATTGACCCCGTCGGTCTACGCTATGCCTTATGTGAGCTGTATGAACGCTACCAGAAGCCGCTGTTTATCGTTGAAAACGGGTTTGGCGCTTATGACAAAGTAGAAGAAGACGGCAGCATCAACGACGACTATCGCATCGACTATCTGCGCGCCCACATCGAAGAAATGATGAAAGCGGTGACCTATGATGGCGTAGACCTGATGGGCTACACGCCATGGGGCTGCATCGACTGCGTATCGTTTACCACCGGTCAGTACAGCAAACGTTACGGCTTTATCTACGTGAACAAACATGACGACGGCACCGGCGATATGTCACGTTCACGGAAGAAGAGTTTTGACTGGTACAAAGAGGTGATTGCCAGCAACGGCGAGAATCTGTAATTTTTTGCCGGATGGCGGCGTAAACGCCTTATCCAGCCTACAGGTTATACTCCCGTAGGCTGGATAAACGCAGCGCTATCCGGCAATTAAATCCCTACTTCCCGCCTGCCAGTTCCAGAAAACTGCCCGTTACGTAAGATGCCTTCTCGCTCAACAGCCAGGTAATTGCCTGCGCGACTTCTTCCGGCTGCCCGCCACGCTGCATAGGCAACATAGATTTCACGCGTTCGACTCTTCCCGGCTCGCCGCCTGATGCGTGCATTTCAGTGTAGATAAGACCTGGTCGCACGCAGTTTACGCGGATCCCTTGCGCCGCAACCTCCAGCGCCAGGCCGGTGGTGAGCGTGTCCACAGCGCCTTTCGAGGCCGCGTAATCAACATATTCGAATGGCGCACCAAGCCGCGATGCCGCCGAAGAGACATTTACAATCGATCCACCCTGACCGCCGTGCTTGAACGACATGCGCTTTACCGCTTCCCGACAGCACAGAAAATAGCCGGTAACGTTGGTTGCCAGTACGCGATTAATTCTTTCGGCGGTTAAGTTTTCGACCGTGCTTTGCTCAAACAAGATCCCGGCATTATTCACCAGGGCAGTCAGCTGCTCGCCTTCACGGTCAATAGACTCAAACATTGCCACCACCTGGCTTTCATCACTGATATCCGCACGCAAAGCAAATGCTTTGCCGCCTGCAGCGACGATGTTGTTCACCACCTCGGTTGCCGCACGAATATTGTGATGAAAATTCACGGCGACCGTGTAACCCTCTTGCGCCAGTTGCAGCGCGGTTGCTCGACCAATGCCACGACTGCCGCCCGTCACCAATGCTATAGCCATAACGTTTCTCCTAAAAAATAAAGGCGCCGAAGCGCCTTTAAAAGATAGTTGAATCAGCAAATTACTGATATTCGCTCATCGGTACACAGGAGCAGAACAGGTTACGGTCACCGTAAACGTCATCAAGGCGTTTCACGGTTGGCCAGTATTTGTTCGCCACACCCGCCGGGAAGACGGCGATTTCGCGGCTATAACCGTGATTCCACTCCATGACCAGCTCGTTTTGCGTGTGCGGTGAGTTAACCAGCGGGTTATCTTCCAGTGACCATTCACCGGCTTTCACGCGATCGATCTCAGCGCGGATTGCCAGCATCGCATTGATAAAGCGATCCAGTTCCACTTTGCTTTCAGATTCAGTCGGTTCAACCATCAGGGTACCCGCGACCGGGAATGACATAGTCGGCGCATGGAAACCGTAATCGATTAGGCGCTTGGCAATATCCAGTTCGCTGATGCCGGTCTCTTCTTTCAGTGGGCGAATGTCGAGAATACATTCATGCGCCACGCGACCATCGCGACCGGTATACAGTACCGGATAAGCATCTTTCAGACGGCTGGCAATGTAGTTAGCGTTAAGAATCGCCACCTGGCTTGCCTGCTTCAGACCTTCTGCGCCCATCATACGGATGTACATCCAGCTGATTGGCAGAATGGATGCGCTACCGAACGGCGCCGCAGAAACTGCGCCCTGACGGGTCAGCATCCCTTCAATCTGCACTACGCTGTGGCCCGGTACAAACGGCGACAGATGTGATTTCACGCCGATCGGTCCCATACCTGGGCCGCCGCCGCCGTGCGGAATGCAGAATGTTTTATGCAGGTTGAGGTGCGAGACATCTGCGCCAATAAAGCCCGGCGTGGTGATCCCAACCTGAGCGTTCATGTTCGCGCCATCCAGGTAAACCTGGCCGCCGAACTGGTGCACAACGTCGCACACTTCACGGATCGTTTCTTCATAAACGCCGTGGGTGGATGGGTAGGTCACCATAATGCAAGAAAGGTTGTCGGCATGTTGTTCTGCTTTTGCTCGCAGATCGTCCAGGTCGATGTTGCCGTTCTTATCACAGGCGACAACCACTACCTGCATACCCGCCATCTGTGCAGACGCCGGGTTGGTACCGTGGGCAGAAGCCGGGATCAAGCAGATATCGCGATGACCTTCGTTACGGCTTTCGTGATAATGACGAATCGCCAGCAGACCCGCATACTCGCCCTGCGCGCCGGAGTTCGGCTGCATGCAGACGGCATCATAACCGGTCAGTTTTACCAGCCACTCGGAAAGCTGGCCGATCATCTGGTGATAACCTTCAGCCTGCTCTGGCGGGCAGAACGGATGCAGCTCAGCGAATTCAGGCCAGGTGATAGGGATCATCTCGGCAGCGGCGTTGAGCTTCATGGTGCAGGAACCCAGCGGGATCATTGCCTGATTCAGCGCCAGATCTTTACGCTCCAGTGAGTGCATGTAGCGCATCATCTCGGTTTCGCTGTGATAGCGATTGAACACCGGATGGCTGAGGATCGCATCGTCACGCAGCATGCTTTCCTGAATAGAACGGCTGTCGAGCGCCACGTCTTTATCCAGCGTATCGATGTTCAGAGCGTGACTGTCGCCCAGCAGTACATTGAACAACTGCACCACGTTTTCACGGGTGGTGGTTTCATCGAGCGTAATACCTACCGCGTTATGGATATCGCTACGCAGGTTGATTTCTGCCGCTTCGGCACGCGCCAGCACTGCGGCCTTATCGGCTACTTCAACGCACAGGGTGTCGAAGTAATGCGCATGACGCAGCTTCAATCCTTTCTGTTGCAGACCGGCTGCCAGGATATCAGTCAGGCGGTGGATGCGATTAGCAATGCGTTTCAGGCCAACCGGACCATGATAAACGGCATACAGGCTGGCGATGTTGGCCAGCAGGACCTGCGAGGTACAAATGTTGGAGTTC
This window of the Citrobacter freundii ATCC 8090 = MTCC 1658 = NBRC 12681 genome carries:
- the ygfZ gene encoding tRNA-modifying protein YgfZ, translating into MAFTSFPPRQPFASTRLPLTLMTLDDWALATITGVDSEKYIQGQVTADVSQMTENQHLLAAHCDAKGKMWSNLRLFRQGDGFAWLERRSLRDAQLTELKKYAVFSKVAIAPDDERVLLGVAGFQARAALANLFSELPNSDKQVITEGASTVLWFEHPAERFLLIVDATTAETLVEKLRGEAELNNSQQWLALDIEAGIPVIDTANSAQFIPQATNLQALGGISFKKGCYTGQEMVARAKFRGANKRAMWTLAGAAGRVPEAGEDLELKMGENWRRTGTVLAAVKLADGQVLVQVVMNNDMEADSVFRVRDDAKTLQIVPLPYSLEE
- the trhA gene encoding PAQR family membrane homeostasis protein TrhA; the protein is MVQKPLIAQGYSLAEEIANSISHGIGLVFGIVGLVLLLVQAVDTNASAMAITSYSLYGGSMILLFLASTLYHAIPHQRAKIWLKKFDHCAIYLLIAGTYTPFLLVGLDSPLARGLMIVIWSLALIGILFKLTIAHRFKVLSLVTYLTMGWLSLIVVYQLAVKLAAGGVTLLAVGGVVYSLGVIFYVCKRIPYNHAIWHGFVLGGSVCHFLAIYLYVGQA
- the yqfB gene encoding N(4)-acetylcytidine aminohydrolase translates to MQPNDITFFQRFQDDILAGRKTITIRDESESHFKAGDILRVGRFEDDGYFCTIEVVGTSTVTLDTLTDKHAQQENMTLEELKHVIAEIYPNQTQFYVIDFKCL
- a CDS encoding MurR/RpiR family transcriptional regulator; translation: MFSHAAIASLNNLEMLVYNYVIKNRDKVMYMTIRELADAVGVSTTTVLRFCRKLKCEGYSEFRVRFKLYLEQNEPQQANFGASEIISFFKGVNNDEFDKLLDQAVDIILSSERIIFVGAGTSGALAKYGARFFSNVGKFSNHIDDPYFPVTNDMARNALAIVLSVSGETEEILRFASQFSLHNCKVLSVTSHEHSRLAKLADFNLSWHVPQTRIAGVYDITTQIPVIYILESLGRKLAKRIA
- the bglA gene encoding 6-phospho-beta-glucosidase BglA, which translates into the protein MKKLTLPNDFLWGGAVAAHQVEGGWNKGGKGPSICDVLTGGAHGVPREITQEVEPGKYYPNHEAVDFYSHYKEDIKLFAEMGFKCFRTSIAWTRIFPKGDEIQPNEEGLKFYDDMFDELLKYNIEPVITLSHFEMPLHLVQQYGSWTNRKVVDFFVRFAEVVFERYKHKVKYWMTFNEINNQRNWRAPLFGYCCSGVVYTEHENPEETMYQVLHHQFVASALAVKAARRINPEMKVGCMLAMVPLYPFSCKPEDVMFAQESMRERYVFTDVQLRGYYPSYVLNEWERREFNIQIEAGDEQILREGTCDYLGFSYYMTNAVKAEGGSGDAISGFEGSVPNPHVKASDWGWQIDPVGLRYALCELYERYQKPLFIVENGFGAYDKVEEDGSINDDYRIDYLRAHIEEMMKAVTYDGVDLMGYTPWGCIDCVSFTTGQYSKRYGFIYVNKHDDGTGDMSRSRKKSFDWYKEVIASNGENL
- a CDS encoding SDR family oxidoreductase, which gives rise to MAIALVTGGSRGIGRATALQLAQEGYTVAVNFHHNIRAATEVVNNIVAAGGKAFALRADISDESQVVAMFESIDREGEQLTALVNNAGILFEQSTVENLTAERINRVLATNVTGYFLCCREAVKRMSFKHGGQGGSIVNVSSAASRLGAPFEYVDYAASKGAVDTLTTGLALEVAAQGIRVNCVRPGLIYTEMHASGGEPGRVERVKSMLPMQRGGQPEEVAQAITWLLSEKASYVTGSFLELAGGK
- the gcvP gene encoding aminomethyl-transferring glycine dehydrogenase — translated: MTQTLSQLENSGAFIERHIGPDAAQQQEMLNAVGAESLNALIGQIVPKDIQLATPPQVGEAATEYAALAELKAIAGRNKRFTSYIGMGYTAVQLPPVILRNMLENPGWYTAYTPYQPEVSQGRLEALLNFQQVTLDLTGLDMASASLLDEATAAAEAMAMAKRVSKLKNANRFFVAADVHPQTLDVVRTRAETFGFDVIVDDAAKALDHQDVFGVLLQQVGTTGEVHDYSKLITELKSRKVVVSVAADFMALVLLTAPGKQGADIVFGSAQRFGVPMGYGGPHAAFFAAKDEFKRSMPGRIIGVSKDAAGNTALRMAMQTREQHIRREKANSNICTSQVLLANIASLYAVYHGPVGLKRIANRIHRLTDILAAGLQQKGLKLRHAHYFDTLCVEVADKAAVLARAEAAEINLRSDIHNAVGITLDETTTRENVVQLFNVLLGDSHALNIDTLDKDVALDSRSIQESMLRDDAILSHPVFNRYHSETEMMRYMHSLERKDLALNQAMIPLGSCTMKLNAAAEMIPITWPEFAELHPFCPPEQAEGYHQMIGQLSEWLVKLTGYDAVCMQPNSGAQGEYAGLLAIRHYHESRNEGHRDICLIPASAHGTNPASAQMAGMQVVVVACDKNGNIDLDDLRAKAEQHADNLSCIMVTYPSTHGVYEETIREVCDVVHQFGGQVYLDGANMNAQVGITTPGFIGADVSHLNLHKTFCIPHGGGGPGMGPIGVKSHLSPFVPGHSVVQIEGMLTRQGAVSAAPFGSASILPISWMYIRMMGAEGLKQASQVAILNANYIASRLKDAYPVLYTGRDGRVAHECILDIRPLKEETGISELDIAKRLIDYGFHAPTMSFPVAGTLMVEPTESESKVELDRFINAMLAIRAEIDRVKAGEWSLEDNPLVNSPHTQNELVMEWNHGYSREIAVFPAGVANKYWPTVKRLDDVYGDRNLFCSCVPMSEYQ